The Impatiens glandulifera chromosome 8, dImpGla2.1, whole genome shotgun sequence genome includes a window with the following:
- the LOC124913289 gene encoding disease resistance protein RPS2-like translates to MLIGICGMGGIGKTTLAKQVLQKVQDFHKPLFDVQVISTVSNSPNFNTIQQEVAEILGSSLKEIGNGILRAEQLRKAFSNKKVVVLLDDVWKEFDLNAFGFPLTKSNVDGCFCKIIYTSRNKDSLWSARQIVKECAGLPLVLEFVGGALVNKRTSVWNDMLYRVQSQQLHHDKIDKVVQTSYDFLEDPNARSLFLFCCLFQEDEDIPIETLYRYVVGLQLFKGMNLHRISDRVETLLNDLTKRNLLINVKEYVVKMHDVVRNVGISIAKQEYNGINYLECDGMDERENIDTPHTKMISILFRKNNLDVPNTLEFRGSKLELLRLDSSNHYLPNIKISWNLLKVTDNLKVINIVFHLGKISEFTSKLKMLSLERLSLDMSVSSIGHIKCLEILSLRDSTIKDLSNEIRNNRSIYGVEEQWEKSIEFLNLKELDLEYLDKLTSIVVNINNLDDEEEKAQQRTLFGDDEPGLGVLLFQNLTDLRVEGCGKLRYLFSENIGRVVGKHLRWLFIYKCGMMEVVMKNIEEEELIIDDDDDDKAGVGGGSNNHFFPLLRKLALLGLSGLRSFCDVAYTWELSSLNNLLVSRCPKLEALSPGCLDSPMLGTLFLWN, encoded by the exons ATGTTAATTGGGATATGCGGGATGGGAGGCATTGGAAAGACCACATTGGCCAAACAAGTTCTCCAAAAGGTACAAGACTTCCATAAGCCTTTATTTGACGTTCAAGTTATTTCGACTGTCTCAAATAGTCCCAATTTCAATACTATCCAACAAGAAGTCGCGGAGATATTAGGGTCTTCGCTTAAAGAAATAGGGAATGGGATTTTAAGAGCAGAACAATTACGAAAAGCTTTTAGTAACAAAAAGGTTGTTGTCTTGTTGGATGATGTTTGGAAAGAGTTTGATTTAAATGCTTTTGGTTTTccattaacaaaatcaaatgtTGATGGGTGTTTCTGTAAAATAATTTACACATCTAGAAACAAAGATTCATTATGGTCAG CAAGACAAATTGTGAAAGAATGTGCAGGACTACCCCTAGTGCTTGAGTTTGTAGGAGGCGCTCTCGTAAATAAGAGAACATCCGTGTGGAACGATATGCTTTATAGGGTGCAGAGTCAACAACTACACCATGACAAGATAGACAAGGTCGTGCAGACGAGTTATGACTTCTTAGAAGATCCCAATGCCCGAAGCTTGTTCTTGTTTTGCTGCTTATTCCAAGAAGACGAAGATATTCCCATCGAGACGTTGTATCGTTATGTAGTGGGTTTGCAACTCTTCAAAGGTATGAATCTACACCGTATAAGTGATCGTGTAGAGACCTTATTAAACGACCTAACAAAGAGAAATTTGCTAATAAATGTTAAAGAATATGTAGTGAAGATGCATGATGTGGTGAGAAATGTGGGAATTTCAATTGCAAAACAAGAATATAACGGGATTAATTATCTTGAGTGTGATGGTATGGACGAACGAGAAAATATAGATACTCCACATACTAAGATGATTTCAATATTGTTCAGGAAGAATAATTTAGATGTCCCTAATACTCTGGAATTTCGAGGCTCAAAATTGGAACTACTACGTTTGGATAGTTCGAATCATTACCtaccaaatattaaaatatcatggAATTTACTTAAAGTGACGGATAATctcaaagttataaatatagttttccATCTAGGCAAGATTAGTGAGTTTACATCGAAGTTGAAGATGTTATCCCTAGAGAGATTGAGTTTGGATATGAGTGTATCTTCTATTGGACATATTAAGTGTTTGGAGATCCTTAGCCTTCGAGATTCAACCATTAAAGATTTGTCAAACGAAATAA GGAATAATAGGAGTATCTACGGGGTAGAAGAGCAGTGGGAAAAATCAATTGAATTCCTTAATTTGAAGGAATTGGATCTCGAATACTTAGACAAATTAACGAGTATTGTCGTGAACATCAACAATTTGGACGATGAAGAGGAAAAGGCGCAGCAAAGAACACTATTTGGTGATGATGAG CCAGGACTAGGAGTgcttttatttcaaaacttgACAGACCTGAGAGTTGAAGGATGTGGGAAATTGAGATATTTGTTTTCGGAGAATATAGGAAGAGTCGTTGGCAAGCACCTTCGGTGGCTATTTATCTATAAGTGTGGAATGATGGAAGTGGTGATGAAGAATATTGAGGAGGAGGAATTAAtaatagatgatgatgatgatgataaagcTGGAGTAGGAGGAGGAAGTAATAATCATTTCTTTCCACTCCTCAGGAAATTGGCACTTTTGGGTCTATCAGGTTTGAGGAGCTTTTGTGATGTTGCTTATACTTGGGAGTTGTCATCACTAAATAATCTGTTGGTGTCAAGATGTCCCAAGCTAGAGGCACTCTCTCCAGGCTGTTTGGATTCTCCAATGCTGGGCACTCTCTTTTTATGGAATTGA